One genomic region from Streptomyces sp. NBC_01431 encodes:
- the pepN gene encoding aminopeptidase N, translating into MPGENLSRDEARERAELLSVEGYEVALDLRSAVGDAPDRPRTFRSLTTIRFRSARPGASTFADLIAPSVTAVTLNGRALDPAEVFDGNRIALDDLAEENVLVVDAQCAYSRTGEGMHRFVDPEDGEVYLYTQYEPADSRRVFANFEQPDLKAPFVFEALAPEGWTVWSNGAGGQEPDGRWRFAVTEPISTYITCVVAGPYHYVTDSYTRTFEDGRTLEIPLGAMCRKGLAKHFDSDDVFLVTKQGLDFFHENFDFPYPFGKYDQAFVPEYNLGAMENPGLVTFREEYIYRGKVTQAAYERRANVILHEMAHMWFGDLVTMVWWDDLWLKESFADFMGSFSLAEATRFTNSWVTFANNRKAWAYRADQLPSTHPITADIRDLEDAKLNFDGITYAKGAAVLKQLVAYVGRDDFLEGARRYFKRHAYGNTRLGDLLSVLEEVSGRDMATWSRSWLQTAGVNSLTPVVTYDAADRITELAVLQEGDEPRPHRVAVGLYRNEAGGLVRYARAEADVEGARTVIDGLAGSERPDLILVNDDDLTYCKIRFEEGSLATLRAHLGDITDPLARALCWSALWNLTRDALMPARDFISLVLAHAGRESDIGVLQMLHAWAQSAIVHYAAPEWREEGGRLLAEGALHELRLAEPGSQHQLTWARFFAATATTEADFQLLKGLLAGSAKIDGLDVDQELRWALLEPLASHGIAYESDIDGELARDDTASGKRHQVRCLAARPSEAVKAQAWAQVVESDALSNALVEATIAGFGHSSQRELIAPYAPKYFEAIERVWAERSIQIGMDIVKGLFPGLQGDERTLAATDAWLTGHQDAAPALRRLVLEARDDLARSLRGQACDAAAAAAR; encoded by the coding sequence GTGCCCGGTGAGAATCTGTCCCGCGACGAGGCCCGCGAGCGGGCCGAGCTGCTGTCCGTCGAGGGCTATGAAGTGGCCCTGGACCTGCGGTCCGCGGTCGGGGACGCCCCGGACAGGCCCCGCACCTTCCGCTCGCTGACGACCATCCGGTTCCGCTCGGCGCGGCCCGGCGCCTCGACGTTCGCCGATCTGATCGCCCCCTCGGTGACCGCGGTGACGCTGAACGGCCGCGCGCTCGACCCGGCCGAGGTCTTCGACGGCAACCGGATCGCGCTCGACGACCTGGCCGAGGAGAACGTCCTCGTGGTCGACGCCCAGTGCGCGTACAGCAGGACCGGCGAGGGCATGCACCGCTTCGTCGACCCGGAGGACGGCGAGGTCTACCTCTACACGCAGTACGAGCCCGCCGACTCGCGCCGCGTCTTCGCCAACTTCGAACAGCCCGACCTCAAGGCCCCCTTCGTCTTCGAGGCGCTGGCCCCCGAGGGCTGGACGGTGTGGTCCAACGGCGCGGGCGGCCAGGAGCCGGACGGACGCTGGCGCTTCGCGGTGACCGAGCCGATCTCGACGTACATCACGTGCGTTGTCGCGGGTCCGTACCACTACGTCACGGACTCCTACACGCGCACCTTCGAAGACGGCCGCACGCTGGAGATCCCGCTCGGCGCCATGTGCCGCAAGGGGCTCGCCAAGCACTTCGACTCCGACGACGTCTTCCTGGTCACCAAGCAGGGCCTGGACTTCTTCCACGAGAACTTCGACTTCCCGTACCCGTTCGGGAAGTACGACCAGGCGTTCGTGCCCGAGTACAACCTGGGCGCGATGGAGAACCCGGGTCTGGTGACCTTCCGCGAGGAGTACATCTACCGCGGCAAGGTGACGCAGGCCGCCTACGAGCGCCGGGCCAACGTCATCCTGCACGAGATGGCGCACATGTGGTTCGGCGACCTGGTCACCATGGTGTGGTGGGACGACCTGTGGCTGAAGGAGTCCTTCGCGGACTTCATGGGCTCGTTCTCGCTGGCCGAGGCGACGCGCTTCACCAACAGCTGGGTGACCTTCGCCAACAACCGCAAGGCGTGGGCGTACCGCGCCGACCAGCTGCCGTCCACGCACCCGATCACGGCCGACATCCGTGACCTGGAGGACGCCAAGCTCAACTTCGACGGGATCACGTACGCCAAGGGCGCGGCCGTCCTCAAGCAGCTCGTCGCCTACGTCGGCCGCGACGACTTCCTCGAAGGCGCGCGGCGCTACTTCAAGCGGCACGCCTACGGCAACACCCGCCTGGGCGACCTGCTTTCGGTCCTGGAGGAGGTCTCGGGGCGCGACATGGCCACCTGGTCGCGGTCCTGGCTCCAGACGGCCGGAGTCAACTCCCTTACGCCGGTGGTCACTTACGACGCCGCCGACCGCATCACCGAGCTCGCCGTGCTCCAGGAGGGCGACGAGCCGCGCCCGCACCGCGTCGCGGTCGGGCTCTACCGCAACGAGGCCGGCGGCCTGGTGCGCTACGCCCGCGCCGAGGCCGACGTCGAGGGCGCGCGCACCGTCATCGACGGCCTCGCCGGATCCGAGCGACCCGATCTGATCCTGGTCAACGACGACGACCTGACCTACTGCAAGATCCGCTTCGAGGAGGGCTCACTCGCCACCCTGCGCGCCCACCTCGGCGACATCACCGACCCCCTCGCGCGCGCCCTGTGCTGGTCCGCGCTGTGGAACCTGACGCGGGACGCGCTGATGCCGGCCCGCGACTTCATCTCCCTGGTCCTCGCGCACGCGGGCCGCGAGTCGGACATCGGCGTGCTCCAGATGCTGCACGCCTGGGCACAGTCGGCGATCGTCCACTACGCGGCGCCCGAGTGGCGCGAGGAGGGCGGCCGGCTGCTCGCCGAGGGCGCCCTGCACGAGCTGCGGCTCGCCGAGCCGGGCAGCCAGCACCAGCTGACCTGGGCCCGGTTCTTCGCGGCGACGGCCACCACCGAAGCCGACTTCCAGCTCCTGAAGGGGCTGCTCGCGGGCTCGGCGAAGATCGACGGGCTCGACGTCGACCAGGAGCTGCGCTGGGCGCTGCTCGAACCGCTGGCCTCGCACGGCATCGCCTACGAGTCGGACATCGACGGCGAACTGGCCCGCGACGACACGGCGTCCGGCAAGCGCCACCAGGTGCGCTGCCTGGCGGCGCGCCCCTCGGAGGCGGTCAAGGCACAGGCCTGGGCCCAGGTGGTGGAGTCGGACGCGCTCTCGAACGCGCTCGTCGAGGCGACCATCGCGGGCTTCGGCCACTCCTCGCAGCGGGAGTTGATCGCCCCGTACGCCCCGAAGTACTTCGAGGCGATCGAGCGGGTGTGGGCCGAGCGGTCCATCCAGATCGGCATGGACATCGTCAAGGGCCTCTTCCCCGG
- a CDS encoding DsbA family protein: protein MPESAKTPVDFWFDPLCPWAWMTSRWMLEVEKVRDVEVRWHVMSLAVLNEDRLDELPEQYAENMRPGGKAWGPVRVVIAARELHGDEVVGKLYTALGTRFHNEGLGVTRDAIAAALKDVDLPAELIDYADRDTYDVQLRASHKEGIEKVGQDVGTPVIAVPGADGEQIAFFGPVVTPAPQGEAAAKLWDGTLLVAATPGFYEIKRSRTVGPDFSNL, encoded by the coding sequence ATGCCCGAGTCCGCCAAGACCCCCGTCGACTTCTGGTTCGACCCGCTGTGCCCGTGGGCCTGGATGACCTCGCGCTGGATGCTGGAGGTCGAGAAGGTCCGCGACGTGGAGGTCCGCTGGCACGTGATGAGTCTCGCGGTGCTGAACGAGGACCGGCTGGACGAGCTCCCCGAGCAGTACGCCGAGAACATGCGGCCCGGCGGCAAGGCCTGGGGCCCGGTGCGCGTGGTCATCGCCGCCCGGGAGCTGCACGGCGACGAGGTGGTGGGCAAGCTGTACACGGCGCTCGGCACCCGCTTCCACAACGAGGGCCTGGGCGTGACCCGCGACGCCATCGCCGCCGCCCTCAAGGACGTGGACCTGCCCGCCGAGCTCATCGACTACGCGGACCGGGACACCTACGACGTCCAGCTGCGGGCCTCCCACAAGGAGGGCATAGAGAAGGTCGGCCAGGACGTCGGCACCCCGGTCATCGCCGTGCCGGGCGCGGACGGCGAGCAGATCGCCTTCTTCGGCCCGGTCGTCACCCCCGCCCCGCAGGGCGAGGCCGCGGCGAAGCTGTGGGACGGCACGCTGCTGGTGGCCGCCACCCCCGGCTTCTACGAGATCAAGCGCAGCCGCACGGTGGGCCCGGACTTCAGCAACCTCTGA
- a CDS encoding superoxide dismutase, whose protein sequence is MAIYTLPELPYDYAALEPVISPEIIELHHDKHHAAYVKGANDTLEQLAQARDTDAWGSINGLEKNLAFHLSGHILHSIYWHNMTGDGGGEPLDKDGTGELADAIAESFGSFAKFKAQLTKAAATTQGSGWGVLAYEPISGRLVVEQIYDHQGNVGQGSTPVLVFDAWEHAFYLQYRNQKVDFIEAMWRVVNWQDVAKRYAAAKQAGNTLLLAP, encoded by the coding sequence ACGCGGCGCTCGAACCGGTCATCAGCCCCGAGATCATCGAGCTGCACCACGACAAGCACCACGCGGCGTACGTGAAGGGCGCGAACGACACTCTGGAGCAGCTCGCCCAGGCCCGCGACACGGATGCCTGGGGCTCGATCAACGGCCTGGAGAAGAACCTCGCGTTCCACCTCTCCGGCCACATCCTGCACTCGATCTACTGGCACAACATGACGGGTGACGGCGGCGGCGAGCCCCTGGACAAGGACGGCACCGGCGAGCTGGCCGACGCCATCGCCGAATCCTTCGGTTCCTTCGCCAAGTTCAAGGCCCAGCTGACCAAGGCCGCGGCGACGACTCAGGGATCGGGCTGGGGCGTCCTGGCCTACGAGCCGATCAGCGGCCGCCTCGTGGTCGAGCAGATCTACGACCACCAGGGCAACGTGGGCCAGGGCTCGACCCCGGTCCTGGTCTTCGACGCCTGGGAGCACGCCTTCTACCTCCAGTACAGGAACCAGAAGGTCGACTTCATCGAGGCCATGTGGCGGGTCGTCAACTGGCAGGACGTGGCGAAGCGTTACGCGGCCGCGAAGCAGGCGGGGAACACCCTGCTGCTCGCCCCGTAG